One part of the Thermococcus litoralis DSM 5473 genome encodes these proteins:
- a CDS encoding cell wall-binding repeat-containing protein — translation MVAKKVFALLFGALLLASIIPPSQAQSLAIVILVSDNEADSVLAEELAEVLNATVVVTTWGVHDPNVTAEIMENAPDKVIIIGGSDAVPKDYETDLGELGVSYVRWYGENRYETNLEVLKKAIEEYPELFEGVKIVIAHGRDLGAIKQAKGIEGKKFVLYVDNNLTNTTEIIGTLLKTKSVIIIKSPLMDNETAEEIRERVRERIRDGNVTEEDVNVTAEMAWEAIKLAINRTETAKEMLDDLPVPAAKRLIEIAEKKIQIANESYNEGNYGKAYGQAIAAKAHAEAVIKLASKEWQKVIHASPKVQLEKEVHRLEVKIKVLEKAGIDVTQIKEKIDAAKAAIQNDDYDTARELIEDAKNMLREAFMQGKGKIKEKHLPVNPPRGKGRGRP, via the coding sequence ATGGTGGCGAAAAAAGTGTTTGCATTGTTGTTTGGTGCCTTGCTCTTAGCGAGCATAATACCACCATCACAGGCACAGAGTCTTGCAATAGTTATCCTCGTAAGCGACAACGAGGCAGATTCAGTACTTGCAGAGGAACTTGCAGAAGTGTTAAACGCAACCGTAGTAGTCACAACCTGGGGAGTGCATGATCCCAATGTCACGGCAGAGATTATGGAGAATGCCCCAGATAAAGTTATAATCATAGGAGGCTCCGATGCTGTGCCAAAAGACTACGAAACGGACCTAGGCGAGCTAGGAGTTTCATATGTTAGGTGGTATGGTGAAAACAGGTACGAAACCAATTTAGAAGTGCTTAAAAAGGCTATTGAAGAGTACCCAGAGCTTTTTGAAGGCGTCAAAATAGTAATCGCCCACGGAAGAGACTTAGGAGCAATAAAACAAGCTAAAGGCATAGAAGGGAAGAAGTTTGTCCTATACGTGGATAACAATCTAACAAACACAACTGAAATAATCGGCACTCTGCTCAAAACCAAGAGCGTAATAATAATCAAGAGCCCATTAATGGACAATGAAACTGCCGAGGAAATAAGAGAACGTGTTAGGGAGAGGATCAGAGACGGAAACGTAACCGAAGAAGACGTAAACGTGACAGCTGAGATGGCATGGGAGGCAATAAAATTGGCTATTAACAGAACCGAAACGGCAAAAGAAATGCTCGATGATCTTCCAGTTCCAGCCGCTAAAAGACTAATTGAAATTGCCGAAAAGAAAATACAAATCGCAAACGAGAGCTACAACGAAGGAAACTATGGAAAAGCGTATGGACAAGCAATAGCCGCAAAGGCTCACGCAGAGGCGGTGATTAAGCTGGCCAGCAAGGAGTGGCAGAAGGTGATTCATGCAAGCCCTAAAGTCCAGCTCGAAAAGGAAGTACACAGGCTCGAAGTTAAAATAAAAGTTCTCGAAAAAGCTGGAATTGATGTGACTCAAATAAAAGAGAAGATAGATGCCGCAAAAGCCGCAATCCAGAATGATGACTATGACACTGCTAGAGAACTCATCGAAGATGCCAAAAACATGTTAAGGGAAGCATTTATGCAAGGAAAGGGCAAGATAAAGGAAAAGCATCTGCCAGTAAATCCACCACGTGGAAAAGGTAGAGGCAGACCATAG
- a CDS encoding MFS transporter codes for MEVIDKAKLGRFHYILLAILGTVWAFIAINTLSVSFVIPLLSKEQAFQGSLSKLGAMGSAALWGMLFGAWFFGTVADYIGRKNALTLAVSLFGLGSIASSFANSLNQLIALRFIVGLGLGGALPVASSYFAEFMPAKIRGAMISILESFWAIGTMIIGIVAILLKASWRSILLFGGSVLLLLPIILWLPESPRFLALKGKTKEAKRVIERILGRKAEIKVQEGKQAKITIIELWKKYGKITLMLSIAWFSIAFAYYGFFIWLPRFLAATLKITVFKSFQYFIITAVAQLPGYWSAAYLLERIGRKKTLSTYLILSGLAGVMFYHYASSGNVYMILTSAVLFSFFNLGAWGAIYAYTPELYPTEVRGTGTGWAGAMARIGGGLAPILAGKIMETSTVGVAVLVIAVISIIGALDVLTLGKETKGTELV; via the coding sequence ATGGAGGTAATAGACAAGGCAAAACTCGGAAGGTTTCATTACATCCTTCTGGCAATCCTCGGAACGGTGTGGGCATTCATAGCAATAAACACCCTCTCTGTTAGCTTTGTGATTCCTTTACTAAGCAAAGAACAGGCGTTTCAGGGAAGCCTGAGCAAGCTCGGAGCCATGGGATCCGCAGCACTATGGGGGATGCTCTTCGGTGCATGGTTTTTCGGGACAGTTGCCGACTACATAGGAAGAAAAAACGCCTTAACATTGGCAGTTTCGCTTTTTGGGTTGGGAAGCATTGCGAGTAGTTTCGCTAATAGCTTGAATCAGCTTATAGCACTTAGGTTTATAGTTGGGCTTGGTCTAGGGGGAGCTCTGCCGGTTGCAAGCTCCTATTTTGCCGAGTTCATGCCCGCAAAAATTAGGGGAGCTATGATATCTATCCTAGAAAGCTTCTGGGCTATTGGTACTATGATAATTGGAATAGTCGCAATCCTCCTAAAAGCCAGCTGGAGAAGCATTCTCCTGTTTGGGGGAAGTGTGTTGCTGTTGCTCCCAATAATACTCTGGCTTCCAGAGTCCCCGAGGTTTTTGGCTCTTAAAGGAAAAACAAAAGAAGCTAAAAGGGTTATAGAAAGAATACTTGGGAGAAAAGCAGAGATCAAGGTGCAAGAGGGCAAGCAAGCAAAGATAACAATAATAGAGCTCTGGAAAAAGTACGGCAAAATAACTTTAATGCTCTCAATTGCATGGTTCAGCATAGCCTTTGCTTACTATGGCTTTTTCATATGGCTTCCAAGGTTCTTAGCAGCGACTTTGAAGATAACTGTCTTCAAAAGCTTCCAGTACTTTATAATAACCGCCGTAGCCCAGCTACCGGGATACTGGAGTGCAGCTTATCTTCTCGAGAGGATAGGGAGGAAGAAAACCCTCTCTACATATTTGATACTCTCTGGCTTGGCTGGAGTTATGTTTTACCACTATGCAAGTTCAGGAAACGTTTACATGATACTGACAAGCGCGGTCCTCTTCAGCTTCTTCAACCTCGGAGCATGGGGGGCTATATACGCCTATACCCCCGAACTCTATCCAACAGAAGTTAGAGGAACTGGAACAGGATGGGCAGGGGCAATGGCAAGAATTGGAGGAGGATTGGCACCAATATTGGCAGGAAAGATCATGGAGACTTCAACCGTTGGGGTGGCTGTGCTTGTAATTGCTGTGATCTCAATTATAGGAGCCTTGGATGTCCTTACTCTCGGAAAAGAGACCAAAGGAACAGAGCTAGTATAG
- the asnB gene encoding asparagine synthase (glutamine-hydrolyzing): MCLIAGGIGRHLKPKLIAMMRSGKHRGRDSFGVWTDEGVLKSEDFSKVGEIPDGSIGLLQCRLAMTGSKSFTQPFFNNFVLVHNGEIYNHRQIREFLERRGVGFESDVDTEVILRFLEFQIERGNSIAESVKSLMRILNGDYALAFSDKENIYLFRDPIGIRPLYYSQNGFFASEKKVLWSIGERAIPVNPGELVKISRKGIERVQLFTLSELKGEPFSYERAKLSIRKSLEYAVRIRSAKKVGVLFSGGLDSSLIALLASKYSDVTLYTAGAEGSQDLEWARKVSEKLGLKLREYVFDLDDVKNSLEKVMFAIEEPNPMNLAIGIPIYFATKLAGEDNTKVLLTGQGADELFGGYAKYLRDPSLMEKDILEMGEKNLARDDKIAMLNSVEGRFPFLDLNVVRSGLRTPLEYKIHNGVRKAILREVAIEIGLPKEVAYREKKACQYGSNAQKILEKIAKKEGLRLSQFAEKVFYGVFEHT; the protein is encoded by the coding sequence GTGTGCCTCATCGCGGGAGGGATAGGAAGGCATCTAAAACCCAAGCTTATAGCAATGATGCGGTCTGGAAAACATAGGGGTAGAGACTCTTTTGGTGTGTGGACTGATGAAGGGGTGTTGAAGAGCGAGGATTTTTCTAAAGTTGGTGAAATTCCAGACGGCAGTATAGGGCTCCTCCAGTGCCGTTTAGCCATGACAGGTTCAAAGAGCTTTACTCAACCATTTTTCAATAATTTTGTCCTAGTCCACAATGGAGAGATATACAACCACAGGCAAATAAGGGAGTTTTTGGAGAGAAGGGGGGTTGGATTCGAGAGTGATGTCGATACGGAAGTGATTCTGCGCTTCTTGGAGTTTCAAATTGAGAGAGGCAATTCCATAGCTGAGAGCGTGAAAAGCTTAATGAGAATCTTAAACGGAGATTACGCCTTAGCATTTTCCGATAAAGAAAACATATATCTTTTTAGAGACCCAATTGGGATTAGACCCCTCTATTATTCTCAGAACGGCTTCTTTGCCTCGGAAAAGAAAGTTCTTTGGAGCATAGGAGAAAGAGCAATCCCCGTAAATCCAGGAGAACTCGTTAAAATATCTAGGAAGGGCATTGAACGAGTTCAGCTCTTTACACTCTCAGAGCTAAAAGGAGAACCTTTTTCCTATGAAAGGGCAAAGCTAAGCATAAGGAAAAGCCTAGAATATGCAGTAAGAATTAGGAGTGCAAAAAAGGTAGGGGTGTTGTTTTCAGGAGGGCTAGATAGTTCTTTAATAGCCCTTCTTGCTTCAAAATACTCAGATGTCACCCTTTACACGGCGGGGGCAGAAGGGAGTCAAGACTTAGAGTGGGCTAGAAAAGTTAGTGAGAAACTTGGCCTGAAGCTTAGGGAGTACGTATTTGATCTCGATGACGTAAAAAACTCTCTTGAAAAAGTTATGTTTGCCATAGAAGAGCCCAACCCCATGAACCTCGCGATAGGAATCCCAATCTACTTCGCAACAAAACTTGCCGGTGAAGACAACACCAAAGTTCTTTTAACCGGTCAAGGAGCCGATGAACTTTTTGGAGGGTATGCAAAATACCTTAGAGATCCTTCGCTAATGGAGAAAGATATTTTGGAGATGGGGGAAAAGAACCTCGCCAGAGATGACAAAATTGCCATGTTGAACAGCGTTGAAGGAAGGTTTCCGTTCTTAGATCTCAACGTCGTCAGAAGCGGGCTAAGAACACCTTTAGAGTACAAAATCCACAATGGGGTAAGAAAAGCCATCCTGAGGGAAGTAGCCATTGAAATAGGTCTTCCCAAAGAAGTCGCATACAGAGAAAAGAAAGCCTGTCAGTATGGAAGCAATGCACAGAAGATTCTCGAAAAGATAGCAAAGAAAGAGGGCCTGAGGTTATCTCAATTTGCCGAAAAAGTCTTTTATGGGGTATTTGAACATACATAA
- a CDS encoding glycosyltransferase family 4 protein, with product MRILIVGHYPPHKGGVANHTDSLVKELRKRHEVYVLTYGPIKPREFEKERVYQVKVPPIFGLRGILFVLLAFLKIVKLHKKLNFELIHTHYIGTTSYAGVLAKKKLGIPLIVTAHGSDLDFMSNLPLGRYFVKDSIAKGDVIIAVSHYLKKRALSLGAKRVKVIPNGIRALKLRRAAKRYITFIGALTSYKDPKTFIRLAEYFPDEKFLVVGDGPLMEELKTMAPPNVKFLGYREDIDTILAESKILIVPSLREGFGLVVVEANSLGVPVIGRAVGGIKELIRDGKNGYLFKDFDELIERVELLLDNKKALKMGKIGRRIGEKYTWEKVAERVERVYTEVLGEGHDDSDKHARRR from the coding sequence ATGAGAATTTTGATTGTGGGACACTATCCTCCTCACAAAGGAGGGGTTGCAAATCATACTGATAGCTTAGTTAAAGAGCTCAGAAAGCGGCATGAGGTTTATGTTCTCACATATGGGCCCATAAAACCCAGAGAGTTTGAGAAAGAGAGAGTTTATCAGGTTAAAGTTCCCCCGATCTTTGGTTTGAGAGGAATCTTATTTGTTCTCCTAGCTTTCTTGAAGATAGTTAAACTCCACAAAAAGCTGAATTTTGAGCTCATCCATACCCACTACATTGGAACAACCAGCTACGCCGGGGTTCTCGCAAAGAAGAAACTGGGAATCCCCCTAATTGTAACGGCCCATGGAAGTGACCTCGACTTTATGTCAAACCTTCCGTTGGGGAGGTACTTTGTTAAGGATAGCATAGCAAAGGGCGATGTTATAATAGCTGTGAGCCACTACCTGAAAAAGAGAGCCCTCTCTCTTGGAGCAAAAAGGGTAAAAGTCATCCCAAACGGAATAAGGGCACTAAAGCTAAGGAGAGCAGCAAAACGATACATCACGTTCATCGGGGCACTAACCTCCTATAAAGACCCAAAAACGTTTATACGCCTTGCAGAATACTTTCCGGATGAGAAATTCCTAGTGGTTGGCGATGGTCCACTGATGGAAGAACTGAAAACCATGGCCCCTCCTAACGTCAAGTTTCTCGGTTATAGGGAGGATATTGATACCATACTCGCGGAGAGCAAAATACTAATAGTTCCTTCCCTGAGAGAGGGATTTGGGCTTGTGGTTGTTGAAGCTAATTCCCTTGGGGTGCCCGTAATTGGAAGGGCTGTTGGGGGAATAAAGGAGCTCATAAGGGATGGAAAAAATGGGTATCTCTTTAAAGACTTTGACGAGCTTATAGAAAGGGTGGAGCTTTTGCTCGATAACAAAAAAGCTTTAAAAATGGGTAAAATTGGAAGAAGAATCGGTGAAAAGTACACGTGGGAAAAAGTCGCTGAGAGAGTTGAGAGGGTTTACACGGAAGTTTTAGGTGAGGGACATGACGATAGTGATAAACATGCGAGAAGGCGTTGA
- a CDS encoding nucleotidyltransferase domain-containing protein: MPREKVVRVWDEREVVYSPKRWRILKEKREKALKIMERLEQFEPHVYGSVARGDVRKDSDIDIVIPYKVPSFLIELSLEGIPFEKRRIVMATPWHLIKGHIEIDEETTITFPLVEPKDREIEFYKWGGMVDLWGLKTNLRVPGVNKKLILIVPTEKGHIEREVIGRESEVAKILGVSIDIVQERVKILTRRDSIGRTGIYLNEEVPDWMSFEEALKRIADRDPNVRKRVRESGGI; the protein is encoded by the coding sequence ATGCCAAGAGAAAAGGTCGTCAGAGTGTGGGACGAGAGGGAAGTTGTGTATTCACCCAAGCGATGGAGAATCTTAAAAGAAAAGCGTGAAAAAGCCCTAAAAATAATGGAGAGACTGGAGCAATTTGAGCCTCATGTTTACGGGAGTGTGGCAAGGGGAGACGTCAGGAAAGATAGTGATATCGACATCGTGATCCCATATAAGGTTCCCAGCTTCTTAATCGAGTTGAGCTTGGAGGGAATCCCATTTGAAAAGCGGAGAATTGTTATGGCTACACCCTGGCACTTAATAAAGGGGCATATAGAGATCGACGAAGAAACCACGATAACGTTTCCCCTTGTTGAGCCCAAGGATAGAGAGATCGAATTCTATAAATGGGGGGGTATGGTTGACCTCTGGGGGCTCAAAACAAACCTCCGGGTGCCGGGAGTTAACAAAAAGCTAATACTAATAGTTCCAACAGAAAAAGGACACATAGAGAGGGAAGTCATTGGGAGAGAGAGCGAGGTTGCAAAAATTCTTGGAGTGAGCATAGATATAGTCCAAGAAAGGGTTAAGATCCTAACCAGAAGGGATTCCATTGGGAGAACCGGAATCTACCTCAATGAGGAAGTTCCCGACTGGATGAGCTTTGAGGAAGCATTGAAAAGGATAGCAGATAGAGATCCGAACGTTAGGAAAAGAGTCAGGGAAAGCGGTGGAATTTAA
- a CDS encoding L-threonylcarbamoyladenylate synthase, with protein sequence MTIVINMREGVDWEKIKIAARFIREGKLVAFPTETVYGLGADALNENAVKRIFEAKGRPPDNPLIIHIAEFDQVYELAREVPEKAKMLAEKFWPGPLTIVLPKGDKVPYATTGGLETVAIRMPAHEIALALIKTSKRPIAAPSANISGKPSPTLAEHVADDFYGRIECIIDGGETKIGVESTVIDLTTEPPMLLRPGGLPLEEIERVIGKIKIHPAVKGKPVKLAKAPGMKYKHYAPDAQVIVIEGERERVKEKINELIKRYKAQGMRVGVMATGDFYKADAYFNMGESEEEIARNLFKALRELDKSGVDVILAEGIEEKGLGLAVMNRLRKAAGYRVIKV encoded by the coding sequence ATGACGATAGTGATAAACATGCGAGAAGGCGTTGACTGGGAGAAAATCAAGATAGCTGCTAGGTTTATTAGAGAGGGGAAGCTTGTTGCGTTTCCTACGGAGACGGTTTATGGATTGGGTGCAGATGCTCTAAATGAAAACGCTGTCAAAAGAATCTTCGAGGCAAAGGGGAGACCTCCGGATAATCCTTTGATAATTCACATAGCCGAGTTTGATCAGGTTTATGAGCTCGCAAGAGAAGTCCCTGAGAAAGCTAAAATGCTTGCAGAGAAGTTCTGGCCGGGGCCGTTGACAATAGTGCTCCCCAAAGGGGACAAAGTTCCCTATGCAACCACAGGCGGGTTAGAGACTGTGGCGATAAGAATGCCCGCTCATGAGATTGCCCTTGCGTTGATAAAGACAAGCAAAAGACCCATTGCTGCGCCTTCAGCCAATATAAGCGGAAAGCCAAGCCCCACTCTAGCGGAACACGTTGCCGACGACTTTTATGGAAGGATAGAGTGCATAATAGATGGGGGCGAGACAAAGATAGGGGTAGAATCAACGGTAATAGATCTAACCACAGAGCCTCCGATGCTCTTAAGACCTGGTGGGTTGCCTCTTGAGGAAATAGAGAGGGTAATCGGAAAAATAAAGATTCATCCAGCCGTAAAAGGGAAACCGGTAAAGCTGGCAAAAGCTCCCGGAATGAAGTACAAACACTACGCCCCAGATGCTCAGGTTATAGTCATCGAAGGAGAGCGTGAGAGGGTTAAAGAGAAAATCAATGAGCTCATCAAGAGGTATAAAGCCCAAGGTATGAGGGTCGGTGTAATGGCCACCGGGGACTTCTACAAGGCAGATGCATATTTCAACATGGGCGAAAGCGAGGAAGAGATAGCAAGGAACCTGTTTAAAGCCCTCAGAGAACTCGACAAGTCCGGAGTAGATGTAATATTGGCCGAGGGGATTGAAGAAAAGGGACTGGGGCTTGCAGTTATGAACAGGCTTAGGAAGGCGGCGGGATATAGAGTGATAAAAGTCTAA
- the mtnP gene encoding S-methyl-5'-thioadenosine phosphorylase gives MVRIAIIGGSGVYDPKLLENVREERVETPYGDIKVKIGTYKGEEIAFLARHGEKHSVPPHKINYRANIWGLYKLGVERILATSAVGSLNETMKPGDFVILDQLIDFTKNRVYTFYDGEDSPHERKFVAHIDFTDPYCPELREALIRAARELGFSYHPRGTYAAMEGPRFETRAEIRALKILGADVVGMTQSPEAILARELEMCYASVAIVTNYAAGISKTKLTHSEVVELMQQKSEEIKLLLMKAVEYIPKVRRCACKDALKGATG, from the coding sequence GTGGTCAGGATAGCGATAATAGGTGGATCTGGGGTTTACGATCCAAAGCTTCTGGAAAACGTTAGGGAAGAGAGGGTTGAGACTCCTTATGGGGACATTAAGGTAAAAATTGGAACGTATAAGGGCGAAGAGATTGCGTTTTTAGCAAGGCATGGAGAGAAGCACAGCGTTCCGCCACATAAGATAAACTACCGTGCCAACATATGGGGCTTGTATAAGTTGGGTGTTGAGAGAATACTCGCGACATCGGCAGTAGGATCTTTAAACGAGACTATGAAGCCGGGAGATTTTGTTATACTTGATCAGCTAATTGATTTTACAAAAAACAGGGTTTATACCTTCTATGATGGAGAGGATTCACCCCATGAAAGGAAGTTTGTTGCCCACATTGATTTTACTGACCCTTACTGCCCGGAGCTTAGAGAAGCTTTAATAAGAGCTGCTAGGGAGCTAGGTTTTAGCTATCACCCAAGGGGAACTTATGCTGCTATGGAGGGACCAAGATTTGAAACAAGGGCGGAGATTAGAGCGCTGAAAATCCTCGGTGCTGATGTGGTAGGGATGACTCAATCTCCTGAGGCGATCTTGGCTAGAGAACTTGAGATGTGCTATGCGAGTGTTGCCATTGTTACCAACTATGCCGCTGGCATAAGTAAGACCAAGCTCACCCATTCGGAAGTTGTGGAACTCATGCAACAAAAAAGCGAGGAGATTAAGCTCCTTTTGATGAAGGCTGTGGAGTACATTCCAAAGGTCAGGAGATGTGCATGTAAGGATGCTCTAAAAGGTGCTACTGGTTGA
- a CDS encoding DUF835 domain-containing protein → MDVQVLSRALFGMLVLYGTIGLLEEEKIVLSKHFRILSLVPLIVTGYVELGRVFGYSQDWFVSVGIPYAISGFAIVLSGFFIFSLLREEYNQKARFLGVLLLFYGFHQMLYPFTRVATKLLPFTFVISVFLVALAIYEMGKFTLSREFITRDIPILKVKMKPGLLFISPKKYEELKQLLKDFPVLAFVRYQNFPETWKTFFVTSIHEHESDIIFPTALPLMSARVVQYLKEAEEKGTRGIVIFDCLEYLKMYNGFEAIAKFLSSLRDYALLYNGAVIGVLDENAWEKKELVILQRIASSVEEIQLG, encoded by the coding sequence GTGGATGTTCAGGTACTCTCAAGAGCACTATTCGGGATGTTGGTTCTTTATGGCACTATTGGATTATTGGAGGAGGAAAAGATAGTATTAAGTAAACACTTCAGGATACTGTCGTTGGTTCCTCTCATTGTAACAGGCTATGTAGAACTTGGAAGGGTATTTGGGTATTCTCAAGACTGGTTTGTGAGTGTTGGTATACCATATGCTATTTCAGGATTTGCTATTGTTTTATCCGGTTTCTTCATTTTTTCGCTATTGAGGGAGGAATATAACCAAAAAGCTAGATTTTTGGGGGTACTTCTTTTGTTCTATGGGTTTCATCAAATGCTTTACCCATTTACGAGAGTTGCTACTAAACTTCTCCCGTTCACTTTTGTAATTTCTGTCTTTCTTGTGGCGCTGGCTATCTATGAAATGGGGAAGTTTACACTGTCAAGAGAGTTCATTACACGGGACATTCCAATTCTTAAAGTTAAAATGAAACCGGGTCTTTTGTTCATCTCTCCAAAAAAATATGAAGAGTTAAAGCAGTTACTAAAAGATTTCCCTGTGTTGGCTTTTGTGAGATATCAAAACTTCCCAGAAACGTGGAAAACATTTTTTGTTACATCAATACATGAGCATGAGTCTGATATAATATTCCCGACGGCATTACCCTTAATGAGTGCTAGGGTAGTGCAGTATCTAAAAGAGGCCGAAGAAAAAGGAACACGGGGTATTGTCATCTTTGACTGTCTTGAATATTTGAAAATGTATAACGGCTTTGAAGCTATCGCAAAGTTTTTGTCGTCCTTGAGAGATTACGCTCTTCTATACAATGGCGCAGTAATTGGAGTTCTTGATGAGAATGCATGGGAGAAAAAGGAACTTGTCATACTGCAGAGAATTGCAAGCTCTGTAGAAGAAATCCAATTAGGTTGA
- a CDS encoding tetratricopeptide repeat protein, which yields MPSKIRNRALEKMIEAALKLKLYDLAVSYAMKIKDGRVRNSMLIPIIRGYLSEGQLAKAIKVSKELLEEPWSSIAKSEIIKYYIKGGEVMNALDIFNTVEGNRERFINEIIEELVDSPEHVSKFFELLKEEELVSAAKKLLDILIKSPRREYIELVERIAEKVPDESVQVKVVSFLTRAGEKEKALKYANKIQDSYLRSLAFGEIALGYLKEDDLDKAIETVKNVRDLKWNSRLLAEILIKVLRLAAKEESEGGH from the coding sequence ATGCCTTCTAAAATCCGGAATAGGGCTCTGGAAAAGATGATAGAAGCTGCACTAAAACTCAAGCTCTATGATTTAGCTGTTTCTTATGCAATGAAAATCAAAGACGGTAGAGTGAGAAACAGCATGCTTATTCCAATTATTAGAGGATACCTATCTGAAGGTCAGCTTGCTAAAGCAATCAAAGTTTCAAAAGAACTGCTCGAAGAACCTTGGAGCTCAATTGCAAAGTCAGAGATAATAAAGTACTACATCAAGGGCGGAGAAGTCATGAATGCCCTGGATATCTTTAACACTGTTGAGGGAAACAGGGAGAGATTCATCAACGAGATCATAGAAGAGCTTGTTGACTCTCCAGAACACGTTTCAAAGTTCTTTGAACTTCTAAAAGAGGAAGAACTGGTAAGTGCTGCAAAGAAATTGCTCGACATTCTAATAAAGTCCCCGAGGAGAGAGTACATCGAGCTAGTGGAGAGAATTGCAGAAAAAGTACCTGATGAGAGCGTGCAGGTAAAGGTGGTTTCATTTTTAACGAGGGCTGGGGAAAAAGAGAAAGCATTAAAATACGCAAACAAAATACAAGACAGCTATCTGCGCTCCTTGGCATTCGGAGAAATTGCCTTGGGTTACCTAAAGGAAGACGACCTGGATAAAGCCATAGAGACCGTAAAGAATGTCAGAGACCTAAAATGGAATTCAAGACTTTTGGCAGAGATATTGATTAAGGTTCTAAGGCTTGCAGCCAAAGAGGAATCTGAAGGAGGACATTAG
- a CDS encoding damage-control phosphatase, producing MKIHYECFTCIANQCQRIIEMSTEDLAKRKKAAVFCAKLMGKLEEDSIPAIVSSKIFFDLYEFLGVRDPFKAYKESSNKLAERVLNEIEAIMEVDLKTALKLAIVGNVIDFAVGYSPEKIEEDIMSLIKGDLYIDCSEELFKKLENAKVLLYLTDNCGEIYFDKLFLKKIRENFPHLDIYIAGKEAPIINDATVEDLKAAKFDEVGTIISTGSGIVGIPFGEVSEEFMDIFRRADVIIAKGQGNFETLSEIKDERVFYLLKAKCRPVARELGVPQGSMLCI from the coding sequence ATGAAGATCCACTATGAATGTTTCACATGTATCGCGAATCAGTGCCAGAGGATAATTGAAATGAGCACAGAAGACTTAGCAAAAAGAAAGAAAGCCGCTGTTTTCTGTGCAAAGCTTATGGGAAAGCTTGAAGAAGATTCGATACCTGCAATAGTGTCCAGCAAGATATTTTTTGATCTCTACGAATTCCTTGGAGTTCGTGATCCGTTTAAAGCCTACAAAGAGTCCTCCAACAAGTTGGCGGAGAGAGTCTTAAATGAGATTGAAGCTATCATGGAAGTTGACCTTAAAACAGCGTTAAAGCTTGCAATAGTGGGTAACGTGATTGATTTTGCCGTTGGATACTCCCCGGAAAAGATTGAAGAAGACATAATGAGCCTCATTAAAGGAGACCTTTACATAGACTGCTCTGAAGAGCTCTTCAAAAAGCTTGAAAATGCCAAAGTTTTACTGTACCTTACCGATAATTGTGGTGAGATATACTTTGATAAGCTCTTCTTGAAAAAGATTCGGGAAAATTTCCCTCACTTAGATATCTACATCGCCGGAAAGGAAGCCCCGATAATAAACGATGCAACTGTAGAGGATTTAAAAGCTGCTAAATTTGATGAGGTCGGAACAATAATTTCAACGGGTTCTGGAATTGTGGGTATTCCCTTTGGAGAAGTCTCGGAGGAATTCATGGATATTTTTAGAAGAGCGGATGTCATTATAGCAAAAGGGCAGGGGAACTTTGAAACTCTCAGCGAGATTAAGGATGAGCGCGTTTTCTATCTTCTAAAGGCTAAATGCCGCCCGGTAGCGAGGGAGTTGGGGGTGCCTCAAGGGAGCATGCTGTGTATATAG